From Sediminibacterium sp. TEGAF015, a single genomic window includes:
- a CDS encoding 3-keto-disaccharide hydrolase → MKFTSLIAAIIICFCLACSSSTQEPNILSEKEKAEGWVLLFDGKTTNGWHMFSKPEMKHSWKAVDGELTTVSTDTTGTHGDIVTDGVYENYELVFEWKIAREGNSGVFINVQDDTSYMATWATGPEYQLLDNPNMQPGYLDGGKKGAGALYGLAPIKNKVEPKPAGEWNQSKIVQVNGKISFWLNGIQTSEAQIGSEEWNKMVAGSKLAIFPDFGKSTKGHIGLQDWSKGVSFRNIKIKTL, encoded by the coding sequence ATGAAATTCACCTCCTTGATTGCTGCTATTATTATTTGCTTTTGCCTGGCCTGCTCCAGTTCTACACAGGAACCTAATATTTTATCTGAAAAAGAAAAAGCCGAAGGATGGGTTTTGTTATTTGATGGTAAAACCACCAATGGCTGGCATATGTTCAGCAAACCTGAGATGAAGCATAGCTGGAAGGCAGTAGATGGGGAATTAACAACGGTAAGTACTGATACCACAGGTACACATGGCGATATTGTTACCGATGGGGTATATGAAAATTATGAACTAGTTTTTGAATGGAAGATTGCACGTGAAGGAAATAGTGGCGTATTCATTAACGTACAGGACGATACCAGCTATATGGCAACCTGGGCAACTGGTCCTGAATACCAGTTGTTAGACAACCCCAATATGCAACCTGGCTACCTGGATGGTGGAAAAAAGGGGGCGGGTGCCCTTTACGGTTTAGCTCCCATCAAAAACAAAGTTGAACCCAAACCTGCAGGAGAATGGAACCAAAGCAAAATTGTACAGGTAAATGGCAAGATCAGTTTCTGGTTAAACGGTATACAAACAAGTGAAGCACAAATAGGATCTGAGGAATGGAATAAAATGGTGGCTGGAAGTAAATTGGCGATATTCCCCGATTTCGGAAAATCAACCAAAGG